One genomic segment of Rhizorhabdus phycosphaerae includes these proteins:
- the rpsG gene encoding 30S ribosomal protein S7, with product MARRRRPEKREILPDPKFGDVVLSKFMNSVMLDGKKSVAEGIVYGALETIETRAKREPLGVFHDALNNVKPGIEVRSRRVGGATYQVPVEVRPERSQALAIRWLINAARSRSEHTMAGRLSGELMDAANNRGNAVKKREDTHRMAEANRAFSHYRW from the coding sequence ATGGCTCGTCGTCGCCGCCCAGAAAAGCGCGAAATCCTTCCCGATCCGAAGTTCGGGGATGTCGTGCTCAGCAAGTTCATGAACAGCGTCATGCTCGACGGCAAGAAGTCCGTCGCAGAAGGCATCGTCTATGGTGCCTTGGAAACCATCGAGACCCGCGCCAAGCGCGAGCCGCTCGGCGTGTTCCATGACGCCCTCAACAATGTGAAGCCGGGCATCGAGGTCCGCAGCCGCCGCGTCGGTGGCGCGACCTATCAGGTTCCCGTCGAGGTCCGTCCGGAGCGTTCGCAGGCTCTCGCCATCCGTTGGCTCATCAACGCAGCGCGTTCGCGCTCGGAGCACACCATGGCCGGCCGCCTGTCGGGCGAACTGATGGATGCCGCGAACAACCGTGGCAATGCGGTCAAGAAGCGTGAAGACACGCACCGCATGGCCGAAGCGAACCGCGCCTTCAGCCACTACCGCTGGTAA
- a CDS encoding HXXEE domain-containing protein has product MALSYYRLTALLPPAFVLHVAEEYFTGFPGYAAQISGHAMDLPLFLGSNLAFLAILVLLQRRVVTLRTSTANAWLIGWSAAHQFWNFVFHLVLTLAFDRYSPGMATGTLIYLPLSLLLWRAALSEDVVRPAAMAGAILTGGIFMGAIAAFGIFHVAGF; this is encoded by the coding sequence ATGGCCTTGTCCTATTATCGACTGACCGCTCTCCTGCCGCCGGCCTTCGTGCTGCACGTGGCCGAGGAATATTTTACCGGCTTCCCAGGTTATGCAGCACAGATCAGCGGCCACGCGATGGACCTCCCGCTGTTCCTGGGCAGCAATCTGGCTTTCCTCGCGATCCTCGTCCTGCTGCAGCGCCGTGTCGTCACCCTGCGCACCAGCACCGCCAATGCCTGGCTGATCGGCTGGAGCGCCGCGCATCAGTTCTGGAACTTCGTCTTCCATCTGGTGCTGACCCTGGCGTTCGACCGCTATTCGCCGGGCATGGCGACCGGCACGCTGATCTATCTTCCCCTGTCCCTGCTGCTCTGGCGCGCAGCGCTGAGCGAAGACGTGGTCCGCCCGGCTGCGATGGCCGGCGCGATTCTGACCGGCGGGATCTTCATGGGTGCGATAGCAGCCTTCGGCATCTTCCACGTCGCGGGCTTCTGA
- a CDS encoding acyl-CoA thioesterase has product MDEAAEQPPAGDPAIRVVAMPADTNANGDIFGGWLVSMMDLAAGTIASQRSRGRTATIAIDGMTFHRPVKVGDVVSVYADLVSVGRTSMKIDITAWRRSRDGLEVQKVTHATFTFVAIDEQGRPRAVDE; this is encoded by the coding sequence ATGGACGAGGCGGCGGAGCAGCCGCCGGCGGGCGATCCGGCGATCCGGGTCGTCGCCATGCCGGCGGACACCAACGCCAATGGCGATATCTTCGGCGGCTGGCTCGTCAGCATGATGGATCTTGCCGCCGGGACGATCGCGTCCCAGCGGAGCCGGGGCCGTACGGCGACGATCGCGATCGACGGGATGACCTTCCATCGCCCGGTCAAGGTCGGCGACGTCGTATCGGTCTATGCCGATCTGGTCTCGGTTGGGCGGACCTCGATGAAGATCGACATCACGGCCTGGCGGCGTTCGCGCGACGGGCTGGAAGTCCAGAAAGTGACACATGCGACGTTCACCTTCGTCGCGATCGATGAACAAGGGCGGCCGCGCGCCGTCGACGAATAG
- a CDS encoding L,D-transpeptidase family protein: MSIIDTTKPNFSAGGSIGFTRRQQRRFKPLRLLAALPLVAVTALCFDGTAPAGTTSETASAPIAASAVPAARWSVSDLRELLNAVDASAEEGLDPSAYSTAPLRDAVENRRPEPGLDALAQGIALALANDFANGAIEDKTRFDWKMPAPMTSAQISAGLDSALAEHRVGQWLRDLLPTDERYAALKLAYAKSGDTAERAAIRANMERWRWMPRELGQHYLYVNIPSYRLSVMSDGMERASYNVVVGSPRTPTPQLALHAQSIVANPGWTVPKSISNKGMPKGRGFQWKSYGGDRMLWQAPGPTNALGRIKIDMPNPDAIYLHDTPNHSVFNRENRALSHGCVRVENIEGLAALLHDQMQLDDALADPSRTKVFQLQKSIPVYLTYFTVEASPDGHINRIGDPYKRDGAMIAQLGEAPGRAAVMAVR, translated from the coding sequence ATGTCGATCATCGACACAACCAAACCCAATTTTTCCGCCGGAGGATCGATCGGCTTCACCCGTCGGCAGCAGCGGCGGTTCAAGCCGCTGCGCCTGCTGGCCGCCCTTCCCCTGGTTGCGGTAACCGCCCTGTGCTTCGACGGCACGGCACCGGCGGGAACGACAAGCGAAACGGCCAGCGCACCCATCGCCGCCTCTGCCGTGCCGGCTGCGCGCTGGTCCGTTTCCGACCTCCGCGAACTTCTGAACGCGGTCGATGCCAGCGCGGAAGAAGGGCTTGATCCGTCCGCCTATTCCACAGCCCCGCTTCGTGACGCCGTCGAAAACCGTCGGCCGGAACCCGGCCTCGACGCGCTCGCGCAGGGCATCGCCCTGGCACTAGCCAATGATTTTGCCAATGGCGCGATCGAGGACAAGACGCGGTTCGACTGGAAGATGCCCGCACCGATGACGTCCGCGCAGATATCCGCCGGACTCGACAGCGCTTTGGCAGAACATCGCGTTGGCCAGTGGTTGCGTGACCTGCTCCCGACGGATGAGCGCTACGCTGCCCTGAAGTTAGCCTATGCTAAATCCGGCGACACGGCAGAGAGGGCCGCGATCCGGGCCAATATGGAGCGGTGGCGGTGGATGCCGCGTGAGCTTGGCCAGCACTATCTCTACGTGAACATTCCGTCCTACAGGCTTAGCGTCATGTCCGATGGGATGGAGCGGGCCAGCTACAATGTGGTCGTGGGCTCCCCCCGCACACCGACGCCGCAGCTAGCCCTTCACGCCCAGTCGATCGTGGCCAACCCCGGCTGGACGGTACCCAAAAGCATCTCGAACAAAGGCATGCCAAAAGGCCGCGGCTTCCAATGGAAGAGCTACGGCGGCGACCGCATGCTCTGGCAGGCACCGGGGCCGACCAACGCCTTGGGCCGGATCAAGATCGACATGCCGAACCCCGATGCCATCTATCTGCACGACACGCCCAATCACAGCGTTTTCAACCGCGAAAACCGCGCGCTCAGCCATGGCTGCGTGCGAGTGGAGAATATCGAAGGTCTCGCCGCGCTGTTGCATGATCAAATGCAGCTTGACGACGCCTTGGCCGATCCGTCCAGGACGAAAGTGTTCCAGCTCCAGAAAAGCATTCCGGTCTATCTGACCTATTTCACCGTAGAGGCCAGCCCAGACGGACACATCAACAGGATCGGGGATCCGTATAAGCGCGATGGAGCCATGATAGCCCAGCTCGGGGAGGCGCCGGGGCGGGCAGCAGTGATGGCAGTGCGATAG
- the lpdA gene encoding dihydrolipoyl dehydrogenase, which produces MADTYDLIVLGSGPGGYVAAIRASQLGLKVAIVERELLGGICLNWGCIPTKALLRSAEIFHHMKHAKSFGLEASGVSADLSAVVARSRGVAKQLNQGVTHLMKKNKITVHMGEGRLVAPGKLAVKGDKGETELSAKHIIVATGARARDLPFAKADGKRVWTYRHAMTPSEMPARLLVIGSGAIGIEFASFYNDMGAEVTVVEMMDRIVPVEDADVSAFLEKALKKQGMTIMTGAGVEALDVTGSGVKAKLKAKDGKVSEAEFSHVIVAVGIVPNTENIGLEAVGVKAERGIIAIDGLCRTNVPGIWAIGDVTPGPWLAHKASHEGVIAAEAIAQALGNTDVHPHAMDKANIPGCTYCHPQVASVGLTEAKAVEAGHEVKVGTFPFVGNGKAIALGEAEGFVKTVFDAKTGELLGAHMVGAEVTEMIQGYVVGKTLETTEAELINTVFPHPTISEAMHESVLAAYGRAIHI; this is translated from the coding sequence GTGGCGGATACCTACGATCTCATCGTTCTCGGATCTGGTCCTGGAGGATATGTGGCGGCGATCCGTGCGTCGCAGCTGGGGCTGAAGGTTGCGATCGTCGAGCGGGAGCTTCTGGGCGGGATCTGCCTGAACTGGGGCTGCATTCCTACGAAGGCGCTGCTGCGCTCGGCGGAGATCTTCCACCATATGAAGCATGCCAAGAGCTTCGGGCTGGAGGCGAGCGGGGTTTCGGCGGACCTGTCGGCGGTGGTGGCGCGCTCGCGCGGGGTTGCCAAGCAGCTGAACCAGGGCGTCACGCACCTGATGAAGAAGAACAAGATCACCGTGCACATGGGCGAGGGCCGGCTGGTGGCGCCGGGCAAGCTCGCGGTGAAGGGAGACAAGGGCGAGACCGAGCTGTCGGCCAAGCACATCATCGTCGCGACGGGTGCGCGGGCTCGCGACCTGCCTTTCGCCAAGGCGGACGGCAAGCGGGTGTGGACCTATCGCCACGCGATGACGCCGAGCGAGATGCCCGCGCGTCTGCTGGTGATTGGCTCTGGCGCGATCGGGATCGAGTTCGCCAGCTTCTACAACGACATGGGCGCCGAGGTGACGGTCGTCGAGATGATGGACCGGATCGTTCCGGTCGAGGATGCCGACGTGTCGGCCTTCCTGGAGAAGGCGCTGAAGAAGCAGGGCATGACGATCATGACCGGGGCGGGGGTCGAAGCGCTCGACGTGACCGGCTCGGGCGTGAAGGCGAAGCTCAAGGCGAAGGACGGCAAGGTCTCTGAAGCCGAGTTCAGCCATGTGATCGTGGCGGTCGGGATCGTACCGAACACCGAAAATATCGGCCTCGAGGCGGTCGGCGTGAAGGCGGAGCGCGGGATCATCGCGATCGACGGGCTGTGCCGGACGAACGTGCCGGGCATCTGGGCGATCGGCGACGTGACGCCGGGGCCGTGGCTGGCCCACAAGGCGAGCCATGAGGGCGTGATCGCGGCCGAGGCGATCGCGCAGGCGCTGGGCAACACCGACGTCCACCCGCATGCGATGGACAAGGCGAACATTCCGGGCTGCACCTATTGCCACCCGCAGGTGGCGAGCGTGGGGCTGACCGAGGCGAAGGCGGTCGAGGCGGGGCATGAGGTGAAGGTCGGAACCTTCCCCTTCGTCGGCAACGGCAAAGCGATCGCGCTGGGCGAGGCGGAAGGCTTCGTGAAGACGGTGTTCGATGCGAAGACGGGCGAGCTGCTCGGCGCGCATATGGTCGGCGCCGAGGTGACCGAGATGATCCAGGGCTATGTCGTGGGCAAGACGCTCGAGACGACCGAGGCCGAACTGATCAACACGGTCTTCCCGCACCCGACCATCAGCGAGGCGATGCACGAAAGCGTCCTCGCCGCCTATGGACGCGCGATCCACATCTGA
- a CDS encoding murein L,D-transpeptidase catalytic domain family protein, with product MTPVTRRALLGAGLIAGLGMSGADRLLAAPLSSTAGLRTEVRQRALAAMSRHVSRIRYRDLIGICDFDAASSSPRFHMLDVASGKVTSLLVAHGRGSDPSHTGWLQRFSNQPGSAASSSGAFVTAEEYYGNHGRSRRIDGLDPTNSNARARAVVIHGAWYAEKSMIAQHGKLGRSEGCFAFGESDLAQVMERLGPGRLIYADKVDLA from the coding sequence ATGACGCCGGTCACCCGGCGTGCACTGCTGGGCGCCGGATTGATCGCGGGGCTGGGCATGAGTGGAGCGGATCGGCTTCTGGCCGCTCCCCTATCTTCTACAGCGGGACTTCGCACCGAAGTGCGGCAGCGTGCACTGGCTGCCATGAGCCGCCATGTATCGCGCATACGATATCGCGACCTGATCGGAATCTGTGATTTCGATGCCGCATCCTCGTCGCCGCGCTTTCACATGCTCGACGTCGCCTCGGGCAAGGTGACCAGCCTGCTGGTTGCGCATGGCCGCGGTTCGGATCCTAGCCATACCGGTTGGCTGCAGCGTTTCTCCAACCAACCGGGCTCGGCGGCGTCTTCGAGCGGCGCCTTCGTCACGGCCGAGGAATATTATGGCAACCATGGCCGCTCGCGCCGCATCGATGGGCTCGACCCGACGAACAGCAATGCGCGCGCCCGCGCCGTGGTTATCCACGGCGCCTGGTACGCCGAAAAAAGCATGATCGCACAGCATGGCAAGCTCGGACGGTCCGAGGGCTGCTTCGCCTTCGGCGAATCCGATCTGGCCCAGGTCATGGAGCGGCTGGGGCCGGGGCGGCTGATCTATGCCGACAAGGTCGACCTCGCCTGA
- a CDS encoding RluA family pseudouridine synthase, translating into MLDEHILFIDGEAIVIDKPAGLPVDPPRDGSLSLENHLQSLTFGFKRWPSAVHRLDRDTSGCLLLARNPKAHRRYSQSFEDGRVEKVYLAIVDGVPAAAEGMVDLPLSKQSSRESGWRMVGDPKGKPATTAWRVLETVAGKALVEFRPTTGRTHQIRVHAATGVGVPILGDPVYGRGGKDGRTMLHAARLVLPREGKPAIEANAAMPDRFRALGFGNGA; encoded by the coding sequence GTGCTGGACGAACATATTCTTTTCATCGATGGCGAAGCTATTGTCATCGACAAGCCCGCGGGCCTGCCCGTCGATCCGCCGCGCGACGGCAGCCTGAGCCTGGAGAACCATCTCCAGTCGCTGACCTTCGGGTTCAAGCGCTGGCCGAGCGCGGTCCACCGCCTCGACCGGGACACCTCGGGTTGCCTGTTGCTCGCACGCAATCCGAAGGCGCATCGGCGTTATTCACAGAGCTTCGAAGATGGCCGGGTCGAGAAAGTCTATCTCGCCATAGTCGATGGCGTCCCCGCAGCTGCCGAGGGCATGGTCGACCTGCCCCTGTCGAAGCAATCGAGCCGTGAAAGCGGATGGCGCATGGTTGGCGATCCGAAAGGTAAGCCGGCAACCACCGCCTGGCGGGTGCTCGAGACCGTCGCAGGCAAGGCGCTGGTCGAGTTCCGCCCCACCACCGGCCGTACCCACCAGATTCGCGTCCACGCCGCGACCGGCGTCGGCGTGCCGATTCTCGGCGATCCGGTCTATGGCCGTGGCGGCAAGGACGGTCGGACGATGCTCCACGCCGCGCGGCTGGTGCTGCCGCGCGAGGGTAAGCCCGCGATCGAGGCGAATGCCGCCATGCCCGACCGCTTCCGCGCCCTGGGTTTCGGGAACGGCGCCTGA
- the rpsL gene encoding 30S ribosomal protein S12: MPTINQLIRKGREPQKAKSKVPAMEKNPQKRGVCTRVYTTTPKKPNSALRKVAKVRLTNSREVISYIPGEGHNLQEHSVVLIRGGRVRDLPGVRYHVLRGVLDTQGVKDRKQSRSKYGAKRPK; the protein is encoded by the coding sequence ATGCCAACGATCAATCAGCTGATCCGCAAGGGTCGGGAACCGCAGAAGGCCAAGTCCAAGGTCCCTGCGATGGAAAAGAACCCGCAGAAGCGCGGCGTTTGCACGCGCGTCTACACGACGACCCCGAAGAAGCCGAACTCGGCGCTGCGCAAGGTGGCCAAGGTCCGCCTGACCAACAGCCGCGAAGTGATCAGCTACATTCCGGGCGAAGGCCACAACCTCCAGGAGCACTCGGTGGTCCTGATCCGCGGTGGCCGTGTGCGCGACCTTCCGGGTGTGCGCTATCACGTTCTCCGCGGCGTGCTCGACACGCAGGGTGTCAAGGATCGCAAGCAGAGCCGTTCGAAGTACGGCGCCAAGCGTCCTAAGTAA
- the cutA gene encoding divalent-cation tolerance protein CutA, producing the protein MILVMTTCSTPEEADRIASLLVEERLAACVQIQAAQSVYRWAGRIERAGEWTLQIKTSEALADAVRDRITSLHSYDLPEFVVLRADSASTAYATWVEAETGSDHR; encoded by the coding sequence ATGATTCTGGTGATGACGACCTGCTCCACGCCTGAAGAGGCGGATCGCATTGCCAGCCTGCTCGTGGAGGAGCGGCTCGCGGCCTGCGTCCAGATTCAGGCGGCGCAAAGCGTCTATCGCTGGGCCGGCCGCATCGAGAGAGCCGGGGAGTGGACCCTGCAGATAAAGACCAGCGAGGCCCTGGCCGATGCAGTGCGCGACCGCATAACGAGCCTCCACAGCTATGACCTTCCCGAATTCGTCGTGCTGAGGGCTGACAGCGCATCGACCGCCTATGCTACATGGGTGGAAGCCGAAACCGGATCCGACCATCGCTGA
- a CDS encoding pyruvate dehydrogenase complex dihydrolipoamide acetyltransferase — translation MPIELKMPALSPTMEEGTLAKWLVKEGDKVGPGDLLAEIETDKATMEYEAVDEGTIAKLLVEEGAEGVKVGTVIALIAEEGEDASAASSAPAKTEAAPAAPAAKEAKPAADEKPAAPASAPAAASAPDNGAERVKASPLARRLAAAQGIDLGQVEGSGPGGRVIKADLENLSGGKSAPVSAGPAPATASAPAEAPRPAPAPVVAPDDIPHEVVKLSNMRKTIARRLTESMQQSPHIFLTVDIMLDPLLKLRGELNKSLEARGVKLSVNDLLIKALAVALVEVPDCNVSFAGDTLIRYKRSDISVAVAIPGGLITPIIKGADSKSIATIATEAKDLAQRAKDGKLQPAEYQGGTASISNMGMFGIKQFTAVINPPQAMIMAVGAGEKRPYVVGDELTTATVMSATGSFDHRAIDGAVGAQLMQAFKRLVENPLGLLA, via the coding sequence ATGCCGATAGAGTTGAAGATGCCCGCCCTCTCTCCGACGATGGAAGAGGGTACTCTCGCCAAATGGCTCGTCAAGGAGGGCGACAAGGTCGGCCCCGGCGATCTGCTCGCGGAAATCGAGACCGACAAGGCGACGATGGAATATGAGGCGGTCGACGAAGGCACGATCGCCAAGCTTCTGGTCGAGGAAGGCGCGGAAGGCGTCAAGGTCGGCACCGTCATCGCGCTGATCGCGGAGGAGGGCGAGGATGCCTCGGCCGCATCGTCCGCGCCCGCGAAGACGGAAGCCGCTCCGGCTGCTCCCGCCGCCAAGGAAGCCAAGCCGGCTGCCGACGAAAAGCCTGCGGCTCCGGCTTCCGCGCCTGCGGCAGCTTCTGCCCCGGACAATGGCGCAGAGCGTGTCAAGGCCAGTCCGCTGGCCCGCCGCCTCGCCGCCGCGCAAGGCATCGATCTTGGCCAGGTCGAAGGTTCTGGCCCTGGCGGCCGGGTCATCAAGGCCGATCTCGAAAATCTTTCGGGTGGCAAGAGCGCGCCCGTTTCGGCTGGTCCGGCTCCTGCGACAGCAAGTGCTCCCGCCGAGGCGCCAAGGCCCGCCCCTGCGCCCGTCGTGGCGCCGGACGACATTCCGCACGAGGTCGTCAAGCTGTCGAACATGCGCAAGACGATCGCGCGTCGCCTGACCGAGTCGATGCAGCAGAGCCCGCATATCTTCCTGACGGTCGATATCATGCTCGATCCGCTGCTGAAGCTGCGCGGAGAGCTCAACAAGTCGCTCGAGGCGCGCGGCGTGAAGCTGTCGGTCAACGACCTGCTGATCAAGGCGCTTGCCGTGGCACTGGTCGAGGTGCCCGATTGCAACGTGTCTTTCGCGGGCGACACGCTGATTCGCTACAAGCGGTCGGATATCTCGGTGGCTGTCGCCATTCCGGGTGGCCTGATCACGCCGATCATCAAGGGCGCCGACAGCAAGTCGATCGCGACGATCGCGACCGAGGCGAAGGACCTCGCCCAGCGCGCAAAGGACGGCAAGCTGCAGCCTGCGGAGTATCAGGGCGGCACCGCCTCGATCTCGAACATGGGCATGTTCGGTATCAAGCAGTTCACGGCCGTGATCAACCCGCCTCAGGCGATGATCATGGCGGTCGGTGCGGGCGAGAAGCGGCCTTATGTCGTCGGTGACGAGCTGACGACGGCGACGGTCATGTCGGCGACCGGCAGCTTCGACCACCGTGCGATCGACGGCGCCGTCGGCGCGCAGCTGATGCAGGCGTTCAAGCGGCTGGTCGAAAATCCGCTGGGCCTGCTCGCCTGA
- a CDS encoding D-alanyl-D-alanine carboxypeptidase family protein encodes MLRTIFGQAAAAIALIGTSTALPVAPIAAASPLGLPRFATVLMDAGTNEILYAEQATAIRHPASITKVMTLYLVFDALESGRLRPDDRVVMTPHAASQRPSKLGLAPGQSLSVEDAIKVVAVKSANDVAVALAEKIGGTEQNFARLMTAKARQLGMRQTMYANASGLPDPAHFSSAQDIAILSAAMIRNHPNYYGCFAEQSVSYGRLRMANHNKLLGVVPGVDGIKTGFTNDSGFTLTASAVRNGRRLIAVVLGSPSGWQRDRDITSLLNAGFTALEIRRNGGNGDMTALLASSGFALNRSLRPMPQIAALNVEEGDSE; translated from the coding sequence GTGCTCAGGACCATTTTCGGCCAAGCGGCGGCGGCGATCGCGCTGATCGGCACGTCGACCGCCCTTCCCGTCGCCCCGATTGCAGCGGCGAGCCCGCTTGGCCTCCCGCGCTTCGCGACGGTGCTGATGGACGCCGGCACCAACGAGATACTCTACGCCGAACAGGCGACCGCGATCCGCCATCCCGCGTCCATCACGAAGGTCATGACCCTCTATCTGGTGTTCGATGCGCTGGAGTCCGGCAGACTGCGGCCCGACGATCGCGTGGTGATGACGCCGCACGCCGCCAGCCAGCGACCTTCGAAGCTGGGCCTCGCGCCGGGCCAGTCGCTGTCCGTCGAAGATGCGATCAAGGTGGTGGCAGTCAAGTCCGCCAATGATGTCGCCGTAGCACTGGCTGAGAAGATCGGCGGCACCGAGCAGAATTTCGCCCGGCTGATGACCGCCAAGGCGCGCCAGCTGGGCATGCGGCAAACGATGTACGCCAATGCCAGCGGCCTCCCCGATCCCGCGCATTTCAGCTCGGCGCAGGACATCGCCATTCTTTCGGCCGCGATGATCCGCAACCACCCGAACTATTATGGATGTTTCGCCGAGCAGAGCGTCAGCTATGGCCGCCTGCGCATGGCGAACCACAACAAGCTGCTCGGCGTGGTCCCGGGAGTCGACGGGATCAAGACCGGCTTCACGAACGACAGCGGCTTCACCCTGACAGCCTCTGCCGTTCGCAATGGACGCCGCCTGATCGCCGTCGTGCTGGGCTCACCCTCGGGCTGGCAGCGCGACCGCGACATCACATCGCTGCTCAACGCGGGCTTCACCGCCCTCGAAATCCGTCGCAACGGCGGCAACGGGGATATGACCGCCCTGCTCGCCAGCTCAGGCTTCGCGCTCAACCGAAGCCTGCGCCCGATGCCGCAGATCGCGGCGCTGAACGTCGAAGAAGGCGACAGCGAATAA
- a CDS encoding GAF domain-containing protein, whose amino-acid sequence MYKFDIDKHGDKAVLYDDLSAALAALTADEPDAIANMANAAALIWEYLPDLNWAGFYRAVDDGLVLGPFQGKTACIRIPFGKGVCGTAAATHEPQCVADVHEFPGHIACDSASASELVMPIVHQGRLIGVLDLDSPIEGRFDEQDVKGCAELMAVLGPRIAG is encoded by the coding sequence ATGTACAAATTCGATATCGACAAGCATGGCGACAAAGCCGTCCTCTACGACGACCTGTCGGCCGCTCTCGCCGCTCTGACGGCGGACGAACCCGACGCGATCGCCAACATGGCCAATGCGGCTGCGCTGATCTGGGAATATCTTCCGGACCTCAACTGGGCGGGCTTTTATCGTGCGGTCGACGATGGGCTGGTGCTCGGCCCCTTCCAGGGCAAGACCGCCTGCATCCGTATTCCGTTCGGCAAGGGCGTATGTGGAACCGCCGCCGCGACCCACGAGCCGCAATGCGTCGCCGACGTCCATGAATTTCCAGGCCATATAGCCTGCGATTCGGCCTCGGCGTCGGAGCTCGTCATGCCGATCGTCCATCAGGGGCGGCTGATCGGGGTTCTCGACCTCGACAGTCCCATCGAGGGCCGGTTCGACGAACAGGACGTCAAGGGCTGCGCCGAGCTGATGGCCGTACTGGGTCCGCGCATAGCGGGCTGA
- the arfB gene encoding alternative ribosome rescue aminoacyl-tRNA hydrolase ArfB: MPRIPVTPHISIDEDEVEERFVRASGPGGQNVNKVSSAVELRFDVRHSPSLPAAVAERLERLAGSRLTQEGVIVIQAQEYRDQPRNREAALQRLLDLIRDATFVPKKRKPTKATFASKIRRLDGKTKRSGVKAARGRPKID; encoded by the coding sequence GTGCCGCGCATCCCGGTGACGCCGCATATCTCGATCGACGAGGATGAGGTCGAGGAGCGCTTCGTGCGTGCTAGCGGGCCGGGCGGGCAGAACGTCAACAAGGTTTCGAGCGCGGTCGAGCTGCGCTTCGACGTGAGGCATTCGCCGTCGCTGCCGGCGGCGGTGGCCGAGCGGCTTGAACGTCTCGCTGGATCGCGGCTCACGCAGGAAGGCGTGATCGTCATCCAGGCGCAGGAATATCGCGACCAGCCGCGCAACCGCGAGGCCGCGCTGCAGCGTCTGCTAGACCTGATCCGCGATGCGACCTTCGTCCCCAAGAAGCGCAAGCCGACCAAGGCCACCTTCGCCTCGAAGATCAGGCGGCTGGACGGGAAGACCAAGCGGTCGGGGGTAAAGGCGGCGCGGGGGCGGCCGAAGATCGATTGA
- a CDS encoding universal stress protein, giving the protein MRTYLVVIDENDASRVALRFAARRATKTGGAVEILALVPQQEFVQWGAVQATMEEEARLRAEAMVAQAASALIEDTGVMPSITVRQGDPVTVVREILAQQPHVAALVLGAAASGNPGKLVTHFASADAGQFPCPVMIIPGSLSDEALDRVS; this is encoded by the coding sequence GTGCGTACCTATCTGGTTGTAATCGATGAAAATGACGCCTCGCGGGTCGCATTGCGCTTTGCCGCGCGCCGGGCGACCAAGACGGGGGGCGCGGTCGAAATCCTGGCCCTCGTTCCGCAACAGGAATTCGTCCAGTGGGGCGCAGTCCAGGCAACGATGGAGGAGGAGGCGCGACTGAGGGCCGAGGCGATGGTCGCACAGGCCGCCAGCGCGCTGATCGAGGATACCGGCGTGATGCCGTCGATCACCGTCCGCCAGGGGGACCCGGTTACGGTGGTCCGCGAGATATTGGCGCAACAGCCGCATGTCGCGGCGCTCGTGCTGGGCGCGGCGGCGAGCGGCAATCCGGGCAAGCTCGTCACCCACTTTGCCAGCGCCGATGCGGGACAGTTCCCCTGCCCCGTGATGATCATCCCAGGCTCGCTCAGCGACGAGGCCCTCGACCGCGTCAGTTGA